In the Hordeum vulgare subsp. vulgare chromosome 7H, MorexV3_pseudomolecules_assembly, whole genome shotgun sequence genome, one interval contains:
- the LOC123412024 gene encoding desmethyl-deoxy-podophyllotoxin synthase-like: protein MDMDQLCLMAVATILLTLILRQVLGGKGTGAKLPPGPWNLPVIGSLHHLVATKLPPHRALLSLSRRYGPVMLLRLGEVPNVIVSTPEAAMLVLKTNDLTFATRTSGPTLDVVGSASEGIIFAPYGEHWRQMRKVCVVELLSAMQVRRIQSIMQAEIAHLLESVAAASSASPSGSAVVDVGKGLARLTNNVIARAVFGGKSRQQEAYLRELDVMAILGGGFSLVDLFPSSRLVRWLSSSGRAMRRLHSRMQRILGDIIQDRKETRAPNGASDAATARDNEDLLDVLLRLGKQDALSFPLTSEIISAVIFDIFSAATDTTAATLEWAMAELVRNPQAMARAKLEVRQMLRHRRSSTITSADLAGLHYLRMVIKETLRLHPSAPLIHRASQENCRVMGYDIPKGTAVMINAFAVGRDPAHWGADAAEFRPERFQGTSVEYSSQGPHMEFVPFGAGRRQCPGALFATTMLELVLANLLYHFDWAIPGGESPETMDMGEVFGIIVHTRSSLHLQASEACHLQDQTTGVVS, encoded by the exons ATGGACATGGACCAGCTCTGCTTGATGGCCGTAGCCACGATTCTCCTGACGTTGATTCTGAGGCAGGTTCTGGGCGGCAAGGGCACAGGTGCCAAGCTTCCTCCAGGTCCATGGAACCTCCCCGTCATCGGCAGCCTCCACCACCTGGTCGCCACGAAACTGCCGCCGCACCGCGCACTGCTCAGCCTGTCGCGCCGGTACGGCCCGGTCATGCTGCTGAGGCTCGGCGAGGTGCCCAACGTCATCGTGTCCACCCCCGAGGCGGCGATGCTGGTGCTCAAGACCAACGACCTCACCTTCGCCACCCGTACCAGCGGCCCCACGCTGGACGTCGTCGGCAGCGCCAGCGAGGGCATCATCTTCGCGCCCTACGGCGAGCACTGGCGGCAGATGCGCAAGGTCTGCGTCGTGGAGCTGCTCAGCGCGATGCAGGTGCGGCGCATCCAGTCCATCATGCAGGCCGAGATCGCGCACCTCCTGGAGTCGGTCGCCGCCGCGTCCTCTGCCTCGCCGTCCGGCTCCGCCGTCGTCGACGTCGGCAAGGGGCTGGCCAGGCTGACCAACAACGTCATCGCGAGGGCGGTGTTCGGCGGCAAGTCTCGGCAGCAGGAGGCGTACCTCCGGGAGCTCGACGTGATGGCGATTCTCGGGGGAGGGTTCAGCCTGGTGGACCTTTTCCCGTCCTCCCGGCTGGTGCGGTGGCTGAGCAGCTCCGGGCGCGCCATGAGGAGGCTCCACTCCCGGATGCAGCGCATCCTAGGAGATATCATCCAAGACCGCAAGGAGACCAGAGCACCGAATGGTGCTTCGGATGCTGCTACCGCTAGAGACAACGAGGACCTGCTGGACGTGCTCCTGAGACTGGGCAAGCAAGACGCCCTCAGTTTCCCTCTCACGTCCGAGATCATCAGCGCCGTCATCTTT GACATTTTTTCAGCTGCCACCGACACAACGGCTGCCACGCTAGAATGGGCCATGGCAGAGCTCGTCCGCAACCCACAGGCAATGGCAAGGGCGAAACTCGAAGTCCGACAGATGCTCAGACACCGCCGCAGCTCCACCATCACGAGCGCCGACCTCGCCGGCCTGCACTATCTTCGGATGGTCATCAAGGAAACGCTGAGGCTGCACCCCTCCGCTCCGCTGATCCACCGGGCTAGCCAGGAGAACTGCCGGGTCATGGGCTATGACATACCCAAGGGCACCGCCGTCATGATAAACGCCTTCGCCGTGGGGAGGGACCCGGCGCACTGGGGAGCGGACGCCGCCGAGTTCCGGCCGGAGAGGTTCCAAGGCACGAGCGTGGAGTACAGCTCGCAAGGGCCGCACATGGAGTTCGTACCGTTTGGAGCTGGACGCAGGCAGTGCCCTGGAGCCCTGTTCGCGACCACCATGCTCGAGCTCGTGCTGGCCAACCTGCTGTATCACTTTGACTGGGCGATTCCGGGTGGGGAAAGCCCGGAGACGATGGACATGGGCGAGGTGTTTGGCATCATTGTGCACACTAGGTCCAGCCTGCACCTGCAAGCATCTGAAGCTTGCCATCTACAAGACCAGACCACCGGTGTAGTGTCTTAG